In the genome of Limnobaculum zhutongyuii, one region contains:
- a CDS encoding tail fiber assembly protein: protein MFLYSAINNAFYPLEMKPLYESVGTWPVDGVDVDKLTFEAFSGNVPVGKVRASNEYGLPVWVDIPPPSREELISAARNEKAWLLTLVDTTLNTLKDAVELDMATDKEAERYTTWRKYRVLLSRIDVTKAPDIEWPDKPIE, encoded by the coding sequence ATGTTCCTATACAGCGCGATAAACAATGCATTTTACCCATTGGAAATGAAACCATTATATGAATCCGTTGGTACATGGCCTGTTGACGGTGTAGATGTTGACAAATTAACGTTCGAGGCTTTTAGTGGGAATGTGCCAGTTGGTAAAGTTCGTGCATCAAATGAGTATGGACTGCCTGTTTGGGTAGATATTCCTCCACCATCACGAGAGGAGCTCATTAGTGCGGCTCGCAATGAAAAGGCATGGCTGCTAACTTTGGTGGATACTACGCTGAATACATTAAAAGATGCAGTAGAACTCGATATGGCGACAGATAAAGAGGCTGAAAGATATACAACCTGGCGTAAATATCGTGTATTACTTAGTCGTATTGATGTGACAAAAGCACCAGATATTGAATGGCCAGACAAGCCTATTGAGTAA
- a CDS encoding gp53-like domain-containing protein — protein sequence MALTIEQEQALLALLDEKKITLSELPAATDLSTEDLLLIRQGIIDKSVNNNVLKKYFTPAASSFTESGIVKLSNAINSDDEYIAATSKAVKSAHNITMQANQDVAAKTLSKSANLSDVADPVEVLKNLGLSEAAKRGVGDGENQIPDMNSFISMKGGANGTYLKLPGGFILQTGRAETNRLSASLINLPIAFPKSSYNIVGVSIDQTWSTVATCAPQTASSFYLSTWGAGSTANLGVRQESLVYWIAFGY from the coding sequence ATGGCTTTAACAATCGAACAAGAACAAGCGTTATTAGCATTATTAGATGAAAAGAAAATAACTTTATCTGAATTGCCCGCAGCAACGGATTTAAGTACAGAAGATCTGCTGCTTATTCGCCAGGGTATTATTGATAAATCAGTTAATAATAACGTCTTGAAAAAATACTTTACTCCGGCAGCATCTTCTTTCACTGAATCTGGCATTGTGAAATTGAGTAATGCGATTAACAGTGATGATGAATATATTGCGGCAACTTCGAAAGCAGTTAAGTCAGCGCACAATATTACTATGCAGGCTAATCAGGATGTTGCTGCTAAAACGTTAAGTAAAAGTGCAAATTTGTCTGATGTTGCTGATCCAGTCGAGGTTCTGAAAAACCTTGGTTTATCAGAAGCGGCAAAAAGGGGGGTAGGAGATGGTGAAAACCAGATTCCTGATATGAACTCGTTTATATCCATGAAAGGAGGGGCAAATGGTACATATCTTAAATTGCCGGGAGGTTTTATTTTACAAACAGGACGAGCAGAAACAAACCGCCTTTCAGCTTCATTAATCAACTTGCCAATTGCGTTTCCAAAGAGCAGTTATAATATTGTTGGTGTCTCAATTGATCAGACTTGGAGTACTGTAGCAACCTGCGCACCTCAAACTGCAAGTTCATTTTATTTGAGTACTTGGGGGGCAGGATCTACCGCTAATCTGGGGGTTCGTCAGGAAAGCCTTGTATATTGGATTGCATTTGGTTATTAA